In the Caenorhabditis elegans chromosome X genome, one interval contains:
- the irk-2 gene encoding Inward rectifier potassium channel irk-1 (Confirmed by transcript evidence), whose translation MPQNFVERVERLALANGRLPGRSLLLDREQAQRMLDIEEPLVKNKKYPFFKTPRLGGSRRIRNRLVQKQGLCNISLKNVPKQRRKYFSDIFTTVIEMKWRWCLLYFSLSFMISWSFFATVYFLIAKQHGDIEQIANATWTPCIVNVHNELNAFLFSFTTQTTIGYGFRYPTDACPLTIVTMCFQFMWGVMTQTLMAGIIFSKLARPIKRAATLIFSKNAVICLRDGKLCLLFRVGDMRKSSLAEAHVRLQMIKRCVTYEGELLPFHQFDMDVGYDQGLDRVFVIWPITICHEIDERSPLWEIGADDLKSAKFEIIAILEGVVESVGSTTQARTSYLPSEILWGHRFEKLVHYKKENGQYNIDFGKFHNVYSVNTPTCSAAEIERLRSEGIFNESEYQMYPPSDNKLNLLDNDEMSPVRDSIDLNQVPQIQILRRDSDEDPDAGEESMELVDLGIHHKCSIRSQSPIINSTSHLLQPMHKNSCSVRRGSSTLNVSLHG comes from the exons ATGCCCCAGAATTTCGTGGAACGAGTTGAACGATTGGCGCTCGCCAATGGACGTCTCCCTGGTAGATCGCTTTTGTTGGATAGAGAACAAG CTCAACGGATGTTGGACATTGAGGAGCCGTTGgttaaaaacaagaaatacCCGTTTTTCAAAACGCCCAGACTTGGCGGGTCACGACGGATACGCAATCGGTTGGTACAGAAGCAG GGTCTCTGCAAcatcagtttgaaaaatgtaccaAAACAAAGgaggaaatatttttc tgACATTTTCACGACAGTCATTGAAATGAAATGGAGATGGTGCTTGCTGTACTTTTCATTGTCTTTCATGATCAGTTGGTCATTCTTTGCAACAGTATACTTCCTTATTGCAAAACAGCATGGAGATATCGAACAG ATTGCAAATGCAACATGGACACCGTGTATTGTGAATGTGCACAATGAGCTCAATGCGTTTTTATTCTCATTCACAACTCAAACCACTATTGGTTACGGGTTCAG GTACCCAACAGACGCATGTCCTTTGACAATTGTCACAATGTGCTTCCAGTTCATGTGGGGTGTTATGACTCAG ACTTTAATGGCTGGTATTATCTTCTCCAAGCTGGCAAGACCCATCAAACGTGCAGCAACTCTGATATTCTCCAAAAATGCG GTAATATGTCTGCGAGATGGGAAACTGTGTCTGTTATTTCGAGTTGGTGACATGAGAAAGTCAAGTTTGGCGGAAGCGCATGTTCGGTTGCAG atgatcaaACGATGTGTGACGTACGAAGGGGAATTGTTGCCTTTTCATCAGTTTGACATGGATGTCGG gtaTGATCAAGGGCTTGACAGAGTTTTTGTCATTTGGCCAATCACGATATGCCATGAAATTGATGAAAGGAGCCCGCTTTGGGAGATTGGAGCAGATGATTTAAAAAgcgcaaaatttgagattattG caattttggAAGGAGTGGTGGAAAGCGTCGGTTCAACTACCCAAGCACGGACAAGCTACCTTCCGTCGGAAATATTATGGGGGCACAg gTTTGAAAAACTGGTGCACTACAAGAAGGAAAATGGCCAGTATAACATTGACTTTGGCAAATTTCACAACGTGTACTCTGTAAATACCCCGACATGCTCAGCAGCGGAAATTGAAAGGCTTAGG TCAGAAGGGATATTCAACGAGTCGGAGTACCAAATGTACCCACCGTCAGACAATAAGCTCAATCTTCTTGATAATGATGAAATGTCACCGGTTCGCGACTCGATAGATCTCAATCAGGTACCACAG ataCAAATTTTGCGAAGAGACAGTGATGAAGACCCTGATGCTGGAGAGGAAAGTATGGAATTG GTTGACCTTGGAATTCACCACAAGTGCTCAATTCGCTCTCAATCTCCCATCATCAACTCGACCTCTCACCTTCTTCAGCCAATGCACAAGAACTCTTGTTCCGTTCGAAGAG GCTCATCAACTCTGAATGTCAGTCTACATGGATAA
- the irk-2 gene encoding Inward rectifier potassium channel irk-1 (Confirmed by transcript evidence): MLDIEEPLVKNKKYPFFKTPRLGGSRRIRNRLVQKQGLCNISLKNVPKQRRKYFSDIFTTVIEMKWRWCLLYFSLSFMISWSFFATVYFLIAKQHGDIEQIANATWTPCIVNVHNELNAFLFSFTTQTTIGYGFRYPTDACPLTIVTMCFQFMWGVMTQTLMAGIIFSKLARPIKRAATLIFSKNAVICLRDGKLCLLFRVGDMRKSSLAEAHVRLQMIKRCVTYEGELLPFHQFDMDVGYDQGLDRVFVIWPITICHEIDERSPLWEIGADDLKSAKFEIIAILEGVVESVGSTTQARTSYLPSEILWGHRFEKLVHYKKENGQYNIDFGKFHNVYSVNTPTCSAAEIERLRSEGIFNESEYQMYPPSDNKLNLLDNDEMSPVRDSIDLNQIQILRRDSDEDPDAGEESMELVDLGIHHKCSIRSQSPIINSTSHLLQPMHKNSCSVRRGMLAPPASHS; the protein is encoded by the exons ATGTTGGACATTGAGGAGCCGTTGgttaaaaacaagaaatacCCGTTTTTCAAAACGCCCAGACTTGGCGGGTCACGACGGATACGCAATCGGTTGGTACAGAAGCAG GGTCTCTGCAAcatcagtttgaaaaatgtaccaAAACAAAGgaggaaatatttttc tgACATTTTCACGACAGTCATTGAAATGAAATGGAGATGGTGCTTGCTGTACTTTTCATTGTCTTTCATGATCAGTTGGTCATTCTTTGCAACAGTATACTTCCTTATTGCAAAACAGCATGGAGATATCGAACAG ATTGCAAATGCAACATGGACACCGTGTATTGTGAATGTGCACAATGAGCTCAATGCGTTTTTATTCTCATTCACAACTCAAACCACTATTGGTTACGGGTTCAG GTACCCAACAGACGCATGTCCTTTGACAATTGTCACAATGTGCTTCCAGTTCATGTGGGGTGTTATGACTCAG ACTTTAATGGCTGGTATTATCTTCTCCAAGCTGGCAAGACCCATCAAACGTGCAGCAACTCTGATATTCTCCAAAAATGCG GTAATATGTCTGCGAGATGGGAAACTGTGTCTGTTATTTCGAGTTGGTGACATGAGAAAGTCAAGTTTGGCGGAAGCGCATGTTCGGTTGCAG atgatcaaACGATGTGTGACGTACGAAGGGGAATTGTTGCCTTTTCATCAGTTTGACATGGATGTCGG gtaTGATCAAGGGCTTGACAGAGTTTTTGTCATTTGGCCAATCACGATATGCCATGAAATTGATGAAAGGAGCCCGCTTTGGGAGATTGGAGCAGATGATTTAAAAAgcgcaaaatttgagattattG caattttggAAGGAGTGGTGGAAAGCGTCGGTTCAACTACCCAAGCACGGACAAGCTACCTTCCGTCGGAAATATTATGGGGGCACAg gTTTGAAAAACTGGTGCACTACAAGAAGGAAAATGGCCAGTATAACATTGACTTTGGCAAATTTCACAACGTGTACTCTGTAAATACCCCGACATGCTCAGCAGCGGAAATTGAAAGGCTTAGG TCAGAAGGGATATTCAACGAGTCGGAGTACCAAATGTACCCACCGTCAGACAATAAGCTCAATCTTCTTGATAATGATGAAATGTCACCGGTTCGCGACTCGATAGATCTCAATCAG ataCAAATTTTGCGAAGAGACAGTGATGAAGACCCTGATGCTGGAGAGGAAAGTATGGAATTG GTTGACCTTGGAATTCACCACAAGTGCTCAATTCGCTCTCAATCTCCCATCATCAACTCGACCTCTCACCTTCTTCAGCCAATGCACAAGAACTCTTGTTCCGTTCGAAGAGGCATGTTAGCTCCTCCAGCTTCTCATTCATAA
- the irk-2 gene encoding Inward rectifier potassium channel irk-1 (Confirmed by transcript evidence) produces MPQNFVERVERLALANGRLPGRSLLLDREQAQRMLDIEEPLVKNKKYPFFKTPRLGGSRRIRNRLVQKQGLCNISLKNVPKQRRKYFSDIFTTVIEMKWRWCLLYFSLSFMISWSFFATVYFLIAKQHGDIEQIANATWTPCIVNVHNELNAFLFSFTTQTTIGYGFRYPTDACPLTIVTMCFQFMWGVMTQTLMAGIIFSKLARPIKRAATLIFSKNAVICLRDGKLCLLFRVGDMRKSSLAEAHVRLQMIKRCVTYEGELLPFHQFDMDVGYDQGLDRVFVIWPITICHEIDERSPLWEIGADDLKSAKFEIIAILEGVVESVGSTTQARTSYLPSEILWGHRFEKLVHYKKENGQYNIDFGKFHNVYSVNTPTCSAAEIERLRSEGIFNESEYQMYPPSDNKLNLLDNDEMSPVRDSIDLNQIQILRRDSDEDPDAGEESMELVDLGIHHKCSIRSQSPIINSTSHLLQPMHKNSCSVRRGSSTLNVSLHG; encoded by the exons ATGCCCCAGAATTTCGTGGAACGAGTTGAACGATTGGCGCTCGCCAATGGACGTCTCCCTGGTAGATCGCTTTTGTTGGATAGAGAACAAG CTCAACGGATGTTGGACATTGAGGAGCCGTTGgttaaaaacaagaaatacCCGTTTTTCAAAACGCCCAGACTTGGCGGGTCACGACGGATACGCAATCGGTTGGTACAGAAGCAG GGTCTCTGCAAcatcagtttgaaaaatgtaccaAAACAAAGgaggaaatatttttc tgACATTTTCACGACAGTCATTGAAATGAAATGGAGATGGTGCTTGCTGTACTTTTCATTGTCTTTCATGATCAGTTGGTCATTCTTTGCAACAGTATACTTCCTTATTGCAAAACAGCATGGAGATATCGAACAG ATTGCAAATGCAACATGGACACCGTGTATTGTGAATGTGCACAATGAGCTCAATGCGTTTTTATTCTCATTCACAACTCAAACCACTATTGGTTACGGGTTCAG GTACCCAACAGACGCATGTCCTTTGACAATTGTCACAATGTGCTTCCAGTTCATGTGGGGTGTTATGACTCAG ACTTTAATGGCTGGTATTATCTTCTCCAAGCTGGCAAGACCCATCAAACGTGCAGCAACTCTGATATTCTCCAAAAATGCG GTAATATGTCTGCGAGATGGGAAACTGTGTCTGTTATTTCGAGTTGGTGACATGAGAAAGTCAAGTTTGGCGGAAGCGCATGTTCGGTTGCAG atgatcaaACGATGTGTGACGTACGAAGGGGAATTGTTGCCTTTTCATCAGTTTGACATGGATGTCGG gtaTGATCAAGGGCTTGACAGAGTTTTTGTCATTTGGCCAATCACGATATGCCATGAAATTGATGAAAGGAGCCCGCTTTGGGAGATTGGAGCAGATGATTTAAAAAgcgcaaaatttgagattattG caattttggAAGGAGTGGTGGAAAGCGTCGGTTCAACTACCCAAGCACGGACAAGCTACCTTCCGTCGGAAATATTATGGGGGCACAg gTTTGAAAAACTGGTGCACTACAAGAAGGAAAATGGCCAGTATAACATTGACTTTGGCAAATTTCACAACGTGTACTCTGTAAATACCCCGACATGCTCAGCAGCGGAAATTGAAAGGCTTAGG TCAGAAGGGATATTCAACGAGTCGGAGTACCAAATGTACCCACCGTCAGACAATAAGCTCAATCTTCTTGATAATGATGAAATGTCACCGGTTCGCGACTCGATAGATCTCAATCAG ataCAAATTTTGCGAAGAGACAGTGATGAAGACCCTGATGCTGGAGAGGAAAGTATGGAATTG GTTGACCTTGGAATTCACCACAAGTGCTCAATTCGCTCTCAATCTCCCATCATCAACTCGACCTCTCACCTTCTTCAGCCAATGCACAAGAACTCTTGTTCCGTTCGAAGAG GCTCATCAACTCTGAATGTCAGTCTACATGGATAA
- the irk-2 gene encoding Inward rectifier potassium channel irk-1 (Confirmed by transcript evidence): MLDIEEPLVKNKKYPFFKTPRLGGSRRIRNRLVQKQGLCNISLKNVPKQRRKYFSDIFTTVIEMKWRWCLLYFSLSFMISWSFFATVYFLIAKQHGDIEQIANATWTPCIVNVHNELNAFLFSFTTQTTIGYGFRYPTDACPLTIVTMCFQFMWGVMTQTLMAGIIFSKLARPIKRAATLIFSKNAVICLRDGKLCLLFRVGDMRKSSLAEAHVRLQMIKRCVTYEGELLPFHQFDMDVGYDQGLDRVFVIWPITICHEIDERSPLWEIGADDLKSAKFEIIAILEGVVESVGSTTQARTSYLPSEILWGHRFEKLVHYKKENGQYNIDFGKFHNVYSVNTPTCSAAEIERLRSEGIFNESEYQMYPPSDNKLNLLDNDEMSPVRDSIDLNQVPQIQILRRDSDEDPDAGEESMELVDLGIHHKCSIRSQSPIINSTSHLLQPMHKNSCSVRRGMLAPPASHS, from the exons ATGTTGGACATTGAGGAGCCGTTGgttaaaaacaagaaatacCCGTTTTTCAAAACGCCCAGACTTGGCGGGTCACGACGGATACGCAATCGGTTGGTACAGAAGCAG GGTCTCTGCAAcatcagtttgaaaaatgtaccaAAACAAAGgaggaaatatttttc tgACATTTTCACGACAGTCATTGAAATGAAATGGAGATGGTGCTTGCTGTACTTTTCATTGTCTTTCATGATCAGTTGGTCATTCTTTGCAACAGTATACTTCCTTATTGCAAAACAGCATGGAGATATCGAACAG ATTGCAAATGCAACATGGACACCGTGTATTGTGAATGTGCACAATGAGCTCAATGCGTTTTTATTCTCATTCACAACTCAAACCACTATTGGTTACGGGTTCAG GTACCCAACAGACGCATGTCCTTTGACAATTGTCACAATGTGCTTCCAGTTCATGTGGGGTGTTATGACTCAG ACTTTAATGGCTGGTATTATCTTCTCCAAGCTGGCAAGACCCATCAAACGTGCAGCAACTCTGATATTCTCCAAAAATGCG GTAATATGTCTGCGAGATGGGAAACTGTGTCTGTTATTTCGAGTTGGTGACATGAGAAAGTCAAGTTTGGCGGAAGCGCATGTTCGGTTGCAG atgatcaaACGATGTGTGACGTACGAAGGGGAATTGTTGCCTTTTCATCAGTTTGACATGGATGTCGG gtaTGATCAAGGGCTTGACAGAGTTTTTGTCATTTGGCCAATCACGATATGCCATGAAATTGATGAAAGGAGCCCGCTTTGGGAGATTGGAGCAGATGATTTAAAAAgcgcaaaatttgagattattG caattttggAAGGAGTGGTGGAAAGCGTCGGTTCAACTACCCAAGCACGGACAAGCTACCTTCCGTCGGAAATATTATGGGGGCACAg gTTTGAAAAACTGGTGCACTACAAGAAGGAAAATGGCCAGTATAACATTGACTTTGGCAAATTTCACAACGTGTACTCTGTAAATACCCCGACATGCTCAGCAGCGGAAATTGAAAGGCTTAGG TCAGAAGGGATATTCAACGAGTCGGAGTACCAAATGTACCCACCGTCAGACAATAAGCTCAATCTTCTTGATAATGATGAAATGTCACCGGTTCGCGACTCGATAGATCTCAATCAGGTACCACAG ataCAAATTTTGCGAAGAGACAGTGATGAAGACCCTGATGCTGGAGAGGAAAGTATGGAATTG GTTGACCTTGGAATTCACCACAAGTGCTCAATTCGCTCTCAATCTCCCATCATCAACTCGACCTCTCACCTTCTTCAGCCAATGCACAAGAACTCTTGTTCCGTTCGAAGAGGCATGTTAGCTCCTCCAGCTTCTCATTCATAA
- the irk-2 gene encoding Inward rectifier potassium channel irk-1 (Confirmed by transcript evidence), giving the protein MLDIEEPLVKNKKYPFFKTPRLGGSRRIRNRLVQKQGLCNISLKNVPKQRRKYFSDIFTTVIEMKWRWCLLYFSLSFMISWSFFATVYFLIAKQHGDIEQIANATWTPCIVNVHNELNAFLFSFTTQTTIGYGFRYPTDACPLTIVTMCFQFMWGVMTQTLMAGIIFSKLARPIKRAATLIFSKNAVICLRDGKLCLLFRVGDMRKSSLAEAHVRLQMIKRCVTYEGELLPFHQFDMDVGYDQGLDRVFVIWPITICHEIDERSPLWEIGADDLKSAKFEIIAILEGVVESVGSTTQARTSYLPSEILWGHRFEKLVHYKKENGQYNIDFGKFHNVYSVNTPTCSAAEIERLRSEGIFNESEYQMYPPSDNKLNLLDNDEMSPVRDSIDLNQVPQIQILRRDSDEDPDAGEESMELVDLGIHHKCSIRSQSPIINSTSHLLQPMHKNSCSVRRGSSTLNVSLHG; this is encoded by the exons ATGTTGGACATTGAGGAGCCGTTGgttaaaaacaagaaatacCCGTTTTTCAAAACGCCCAGACTTGGCGGGTCACGACGGATACGCAATCGGTTGGTACAGAAGCAG GGTCTCTGCAAcatcagtttgaaaaatgtaccaAAACAAAGgaggaaatatttttc tgACATTTTCACGACAGTCATTGAAATGAAATGGAGATGGTGCTTGCTGTACTTTTCATTGTCTTTCATGATCAGTTGGTCATTCTTTGCAACAGTATACTTCCTTATTGCAAAACAGCATGGAGATATCGAACAG ATTGCAAATGCAACATGGACACCGTGTATTGTGAATGTGCACAATGAGCTCAATGCGTTTTTATTCTCATTCACAACTCAAACCACTATTGGTTACGGGTTCAG GTACCCAACAGACGCATGTCCTTTGACAATTGTCACAATGTGCTTCCAGTTCATGTGGGGTGTTATGACTCAG ACTTTAATGGCTGGTATTATCTTCTCCAAGCTGGCAAGACCCATCAAACGTGCAGCAACTCTGATATTCTCCAAAAATGCG GTAATATGTCTGCGAGATGGGAAACTGTGTCTGTTATTTCGAGTTGGTGACATGAGAAAGTCAAGTTTGGCGGAAGCGCATGTTCGGTTGCAG atgatcaaACGATGTGTGACGTACGAAGGGGAATTGTTGCCTTTTCATCAGTTTGACATGGATGTCGG gtaTGATCAAGGGCTTGACAGAGTTTTTGTCATTTGGCCAATCACGATATGCCATGAAATTGATGAAAGGAGCCCGCTTTGGGAGATTGGAGCAGATGATTTAAAAAgcgcaaaatttgagattattG caattttggAAGGAGTGGTGGAAAGCGTCGGTTCAACTACCCAAGCACGGACAAGCTACCTTCCGTCGGAAATATTATGGGGGCACAg gTTTGAAAAACTGGTGCACTACAAGAAGGAAAATGGCCAGTATAACATTGACTTTGGCAAATTTCACAACGTGTACTCTGTAAATACCCCGACATGCTCAGCAGCGGAAATTGAAAGGCTTAGG TCAGAAGGGATATTCAACGAGTCGGAGTACCAAATGTACCCACCGTCAGACAATAAGCTCAATCTTCTTGATAATGATGAAATGTCACCGGTTCGCGACTCGATAGATCTCAATCAGGTACCACAG ataCAAATTTTGCGAAGAGACAGTGATGAAGACCCTGATGCTGGAGAGGAAAGTATGGAATTG GTTGACCTTGGAATTCACCACAAGTGCTCAATTCGCTCTCAATCTCCCATCATCAACTCGACCTCTCACCTTCTTCAGCCAATGCACAAGAACTCTTGTTCCGTTCGAAGAG GCTCATCAACTCTGAATGTCAGTCTACATGGATAA
- the irk-2 gene encoding Inward rectifier potassium channel irk-1 (Confirmed by transcript evidence): MLDIEEPLVKNKKYPFFKTPRLGGSRRIRNRLVQKQGLCNISLKNVPKQRRKYFSDIFTTVIEMKWRWCLLYFSLSFMISWSFFATVYFLIAKQHGDIEQIANATWTPCIVNVHNELNAFLFSFTTQTTIGYGFRYPTDACPLTIVTMCFQFMWGVMTQTLMAGIIFSKLARPIKRAATLIFSKNAVICLRDGKLCLLFRVGDMRKSSLAEAHVRLQMIKRCVTYEGELLPFHQFDMDVGYDQGLDRVFVIWPITICHEIDERSPLWEIGADDLKSAKFEIIAILEGVVESVGSTTQARTSYLPSEILWGHRFEKLVHYKKENGQYNIDFGKFHNVYSVNTPTCSAAEIERLRSEGIFNESEYQMYPPSDNKLNLLDNDEMSPVRDSIDLNQIQILRRDSDEDPDAGEESMELVDLGIHHKCSIRSQSPIINSTSHLLQPMHKNSCSVRRGSSTLNVSLHG; the protein is encoded by the exons ATGTTGGACATTGAGGAGCCGTTGgttaaaaacaagaaatacCCGTTTTTCAAAACGCCCAGACTTGGCGGGTCACGACGGATACGCAATCGGTTGGTACAGAAGCAG GGTCTCTGCAAcatcagtttgaaaaatgtaccaAAACAAAGgaggaaatatttttc tgACATTTTCACGACAGTCATTGAAATGAAATGGAGATGGTGCTTGCTGTACTTTTCATTGTCTTTCATGATCAGTTGGTCATTCTTTGCAACAGTATACTTCCTTATTGCAAAACAGCATGGAGATATCGAACAG ATTGCAAATGCAACATGGACACCGTGTATTGTGAATGTGCACAATGAGCTCAATGCGTTTTTATTCTCATTCACAACTCAAACCACTATTGGTTACGGGTTCAG GTACCCAACAGACGCATGTCCTTTGACAATTGTCACAATGTGCTTCCAGTTCATGTGGGGTGTTATGACTCAG ACTTTAATGGCTGGTATTATCTTCTCCAAGCTGGCAAGACCCATCAAACGTGCAGCAACTCTGATATTCTCCAAAAATGCG GTAATATGTCTGCGAGATGGGAAACTGTGTCTGTTATTTCGAGTTGGTGACATGAGAAAGTCAAGTTTGGCGGAAGCGCATGTTCGGTTGCAG atgatcaaACGATGTGTGACGTACGAAGGGGAATTGTTGCCTTTTCATCAGTTTGACATGGATGTCGG gtaTGATCAAGGGCTTGACAGAGTTTTTGTCATTTGGCCAATCACGATATGCCATGAAATTGATGAAAGGAGCCCGCTTTGGGAGATTGGAGCAGATGATTTAAAAAgcgcaaaatttgagattattG caattttggAAGGAGTGGTGGAAAGCGTCGGTTCAACTACCCAAGCACGGACAAGCTACCTTCCGTCGGAAATATTATGGGGGCACAg gTTTGAAAAACTGGTGCACTACAAGAAGGAAAATGGCCAGTATAACATTGACTTTGGCAAATTTCACAACGTGTACTCTGTAAATACCCCGACATGCTCAGCAGCGGAAATTGAAAGGCTTAGG TCAGAAGGGATATTCAACGAGTCGGAGTACCAAATGTACCCACCGTCAGACAATAAGCTCAATCTTCTTGATAATGATGAAATGTCACCGGTTCGCGACTCGATAGATCTCAATCAG ataCAAATTTTGCGAAGAGACAGTGATGAAGACCCTGATGCTGGAGAGGAAAGTATGGAATTG GTTGACCTTGGAATTCACCACAAGTGCTCAATTCGCTCTCAATCTCCCATCATCAACTCGACCTCTCACCTTCTTCAGCCAATGCACAAGAACTCTTGTTCCGTTCGAAGAG GCTCATCAACTCTGAATGTCAGTCTACATGGATAA
- the M02A10.1 gene encoding uncharacterized protein (Confirmed by transcript evidence) — protein sequence MELPQIEYLNPLSLDQIAIRKSSFSTQSTSTQAHSETELHPSEEPQKKRRTVTFGNIDITELNYQATKIPPEQRRQWKRQAIRRRIEKREFYRRIKMGFLKGCIIFLLFTLCSLIVLLATAQGTGTKLNI from the exons ATGGAGCTTCCCCAAATCGAATATTTGAACCCTTTAAGTCTAGATCAGATTGCAATTCGCAAAAGCTCTTTTTCCACTCAATCCACAAGCACTCAAGCACACAGTGAAACGGAACTTCACCCTTCCGAAGAGCCTCAAAA GAAAAGGCGGACTGTTACATTCGGTAACATTGACATCACCGAGCTTAACTATCAGGCAACAAAAATTCCACCGGAGCAGAGGAGGCAGTGGAAGCGGCAAGCAATTCGGAGAAGAATTGAGAAAA gagAGTTCTACCGTCGCATAAAAATGGGATTCCTCAAAGGATGCATCATATTCCTTTTATTCACTTTATGCTCCCTGATAGTTCTTCTAGCGACCGCTCAAGGAACTGGTACAAAGCTCAATATTTAG